In one Pseudomonas sp. R84 genomic region, the following are encoded:
- the mpl gene encoding UDP-N-acetylmuramate:L-alanyl-gamma-D-glutamyl-meso-diaminopimelate ligase, which translates to MHIHILGICGTFMGSMAVLAKELGHHVTGSDANVYPPMSTQLEAQGIQLTQGYDPAQLDPAPDLVVIGNAMSRGNPAVEYVLNKGLPYVSGPQWLADHVLQGRWVLAVAGTHGKTTTSSMLAWVLEHAGMSPGFLIGGVPQNFSVSARLGGTPFFVIEADEYDSAFFDKRSKFVHYRPRTAILNNLEFDHADIFPDLPAIERQFHHLVRTIPSEGLVIHPTTEPALQRVIEMGCWTPVQTTGAGGQWQVKLLSEDGSAFEVMFEGVSQGTVEWELTGQHNVANALAALAAARHVGVVPSMGIAGLSAFKNVKRRMEKVAEVRGITIYDDFAHHPTAIATTLDGLRKRIGDAPLIAIIEPRSNSMKLGAHRDGLPDSVVDADQVIWYAPANLGWDLAGTAALCKVPSIVSDSLEGIIERVKSQAQPGTHVVIMSNGGFGGLHGKLAEALQ; encoded by the coding sequence ATGCACATTCATATTCTGGGTATCTGCGGGACTTTCATGGGCTCCATGGCGGTGTTGGCCAAAGAGCTGGGCCATCACGTGACCGGCTCCGACGCCAACGTCTATCCACCGATGAGCACACAGCTTGAAGCCCAGGGCATTCAGCTGACGCAGGGTTATGACCCGGCGCAGCTCGATCCGGCGCCGGATCTGGTGGTGATCGGCAACGCCATGTCGCGCGGCAATCCGGCGGTGGAATATGTGCTGAACAAAGGCCTGCCGTATGTGTCCGGCCCGCAGTGGCTGGCTGACCACGTGCTGCAAGGTCGCTGGGTGCTGGCGGTTGCCGGTACGCACGGCAAAACCACCACCAGCAGCATGCTCGCCTGGGTCCTGGAACATGCTGGCATGAGCCCGGGTTTCCTGATCGGTGGCGTGCCGCAGAATTTCTCGGTATCGGCACGTCTGGGCGGCACGCCGTTCTTCGTGATCGAGGCCGACGAGTACGACAGCGCCTTCTTCGACAAGCGCTCGAAATTCGTTCACTACCGTCCGCGCACCGCGATCCTCAATAACCTTGAGTTCGATCATGCCGACATCTTCCCGGATCTGCCGGCGATCGAGCGGCAATTCCACCACTTGGTGCGCACCATCCCGAGTGAAGGCCTGGTTATCCACCCGACTACCGAGCCGGCCTTGCAACGTGTGATCGAAATGGGTTGCTGGACCCCGGTGCAAACCACCGGTGCCGGCGGTCAGTGGCAAGTCAAACTGCTCAGCGAAGACGGTTCGGCGTTTGAGGTGATGTTCGAAGGCGTGTCGCAAGGCACCGTCGAGTGGGAGCTGACCGGTCAGCACAACGTCGCCAACGCATTGGCCGCTCTGGCGGCGGCGCGTCATGTTGGTGTGGTGCCGTCGATGGGCATCGCCGGGTTGAGTGCGTTCAAGAACGTCAAACGCCGCATGGAGAAAGTCGCCGAAGTCCGCGGCATCACCATCTACGACGACTTTGCCCACCACCCGACTGCGATTGCGACCACCCTCGACGGCCTGCGCAAACGCATCGGCGACGCGCCACTTATCGCGATCATCGAGCCGCGCTCCAACTCGATGAAGCTCGGTGCCCACCGTGACGGTTTGCCGGACAGTGTGGTCGATGCCGACCAAGTGATCTGGTATGCGCCGGCCAACCTCGGTTGGGACTTGGCCGGCACCGCCGCGCTGTGCAAAGTGCCGTCGATTGTCAGCGATTCGCTGGAAGGCATCATCGAACGCGTGAAGAGCCAGGCCCAACCCGGCACGCACGTGGTGATCATGAGCAACGGCGGCTTCGGCGGCTTGCACGGCAAACTCGCCGAGGCGCTGCAATGA
- a CDS encoding YceK/YidQ family lipoprotein, with protein MNKLLLIGLALLLSGCATARTLDAAKPGAPVVYSGTRLDLYAMNGGCCAMDRFGAEAPSYPGVDLPASALLDTLLLPLSLLTVIGVSFQATGGL; from the coding sequence ATGAATAAGCTGCTGTTGATCGGGCTGGCGTTGTTGCTGAGCGGGTGCGCCACGGCACGCACGCTGGATGCGGCCAAACCGGGGGCACCAGTGGTGTACTCCGGGACGCGGCTGGATTTGTACGCAATGAATGGCGGGTGCTGCGCGATGGATCGGTTCGGGGCTGAAGCGCCGAGTTATCCGGGGGTAGATCTGCCGGCGAGTGCTTTGCTTGATACGCTGTTGTTGCCGCTGTCGTTGCTCACGGTGATTGGCGTGAGTTTTCAGGCAACTGGCGGATTGTAG
- a CDS encoding oxidoreductase: MYLTPQHVLLAGATGLTGEHLLDRLLNEPTISRVLAPSRRPLAEHPHLENPVGDPQAFLPQLSGRVDIAYCCLGTTIKQAGSEAAFRAVDLDMVVAFAKRAREMGARHLIVISAIGADPKSSVFYNRIKGEMEQALRAQDWPQLTICRPSLLLGERTEPRLAEQLAGPLSKLIPGKYRGIEACQLARAMWRLALEEQDGVRVIESDDLRKLGK; this comes from the coding sequence ATGTACTTGACGCCTCAGCACGTACTGCTTGCCGGAGCCACCGGTTTGACCGGTGAACATCTACTCGACCGTTTGCTCAACGAGCCAACGATTTCGCGCGTGCTCGCCCCTTCGCGTCGCCCCTTGGCGGAACATCCGCACCTGGAAAACCCGGTGGGAGATCCGCAGGCTTTTCTGCCGCAGCTCAGTGGTCGTGTCGATATCGCCTATTGCTGCCTCGGTACCACGATCAAGCAGGCCGGTTCGGAAGCGGCGTTTCGCGCGGTGGATCTGGACATGGTGGTGGCGTTCGCCAAACGCGCGCGGGAGATGGGTGCGCGGCATCTGATTGTGATCAGCGCGATTGGCGCCGATCCGAAATCATCGGTTTTCTACAACCGTATCAAAGGCGAAATGGAGCAGGCGTTGCGTGCGCAGGACTGGCCGCAACTGACCATTTGCCGGCCATCGCTGTTGTTGGGTGAGCGGACTGAACCGCGTCTGGCCGAGCAACTGGCCGGGCCGTTGTCGAAGCTGATTCCGGGTAAATACCGTGGCATCGAGGCCTGCCAATTGGCGCGGGCGATGTGGCGGTTGGCGCTGGAAGAGCAGGATGGTGTGCGGGTGATCGAGTCGGATGATTTGCGCAAGCTCGGCAAATAA
- the ubiX gene encoding flavin prenyltransferase UbiX — MNTRFESNGPERITLAMTGASGAQYGLRLLDCLVREDREVHFLISKAAQLVMATETDVTLPAKPQMMQAFLTEYTGAAAGQIRVYGKEDWMSPVASGSGAPAAMVVVPCSTGTLSAIATGACNNLIERAADVTLKERRQLILVPREAPYSSIHLEHMLKLSNMGVTILPASPGFYHQPQTIDDLIDFVVARILNLLGIPQDMLPRWGEHHLSSDE, encoded by the coding sequence ATGAACACTCGTTTTGAGAGCAATGGCCCCGAACGCATTACGCTGGCGATGACCGGCGCGTCCGGTGCGCAGTACGGTTTGCGCCTGCTCGATTGTCTGGTGCGGGAAGACCGCGAAGTGCATTTCCTGATTTCGAAAGCTGCACAACTGGTCATGGCTACGGAGACCGATGTCACGCTGCCGGCCAAGCCGCAGATGATGCAGGCATTCCTGACCGAATACACCGGGGCCGCCGCCGGGCAGATCCGCGTGTACGGCAAGGAAGACTGGATGTCGCCGGTCGCCTCGGGGTCGGGCGCTCCGGCGGCGATGGTCGTGGTGCCGTGCTCCACGGGCACGCTATCGGCGATTGCCACGGGCGCCTGCAACAACCTGATCGAACGCGCCGCCGATGTCACTTTGAAGGAGCGTCGCCAGTTGATTCTGGTGCCGCGCGAGGCGCCGTATTCGAGCATTCATCTGGAGCACATGCTCAAGCTGTCGAACATGGGCGTGACGATTCTGCCGGCCTCGCCGGGGTTCTATCACCAGCCGCAGACCATCGACGACCTGATCGATTTCGTCGTGGCGCGAATTCTCAATCTGCTCGGTATTCCTCAGGACATGCTGCCGCGTTGGGGCGAGCATCATCTGAGCAGTGATGAATAA